A single region of the Micropterus dolomieu isolate WLL.071019.BEF.003 ecotype Adirondacks linkage group LG18, ASM2129224v1, whole genome shotgun sequence genome encodes:
- the LOC123957012 gene encoding microtubule-associated protein 1B-like isoform X3, which produces MVNIWKEMKDVERKKESLKMSQHKKNENTRQRPLDPVKMENEAESVKDKETGSTSRLSNIRESDETDSSASSATSVTSEIASMFVEEILDQAMGNINELMQSISRWEAEEQPKSEADDKSSAACCSRQLQRFFSLRRVFAEHQGQTQEVTQEDMVSKMFSTPGTVAEAVTPKGVMEIIKKDKLVTAVDSSQDDEDVCKSSPAVSTQTSSDSERTDEKSSDRHGSKMYKKIKSVLRRSFRWRQKKKDHLEEKQDLDEASGSDSSDKEAGSPCPEETSPTDSMRSGEDLRDATKADLSSAPLERLGVDEEDVMPEKKPSKPSSKLSTTSSSPPAEHRKERSPVTEKDLYRDSTPGTVADKDVTPKGVMESFIEDNLVTEMDAKSKDIHLVRPGTPFLREMSFIKMDSPSQEDDKDVCKSSPTVSTQGPCDSDRTEEKSADRHGSKMYKKIKSIWKHSFRWRQKKTDHLEEQDSDEAGGSDSSDSSDMKPGSPRPEEKSPTGSMCSSEDIRDATKSDLYSVTLERVDEEDENVAPEEKPSKLSSKPSITSSSPSSEHHTERSLVTEKDLYRDSTPGTVADKDVTPKGLTQSFIEDNLVTEMDAKSKDIHLTRPGSPFLREMSFTKMDSPSQEDDKDVCKSSPPVSTQGSCDSERTEEKSADRHGSKMYKKIKSIWKHSFRSRQKKMDHLETDPDLDETGGSDSSDLKSGSPRPEEKSPTGSMCSSEDIRDATKSDQRSVPLEEVDKVDEDVAPEEKPSKLSSKPSITSSSPPAEHHTEKSSVTDKDLYRDSTPGTVADKEVTHEGVTKSFIEDNLVTEMDAKSKDIHLVTPGSPFLREMSFIKMDSPSQEDDKDVCKSSPTVSTQGPCDSDRTEEKSADRHGSKMYKKIKSIWKHSFRWRQKKMNHLETDPDLDETGGSDSNDLKSGSPRPEEKSPTGSMCSSEDIRDATKSDQRSVPLEEVDKVDEDVAPEEKPSKLSSKPSITSSSPPAEHHTEKSSVTDKDLYRDSTPGTVADKEVTHEGVTKSFIEDNLVTEMDAKSKDIHLVRPGSPFLREMSFIKMDSPSQDDDKDVCKSSPTVSTQGPCDSDRTEEKSADRHGSKMYKKIMSIWKHSFRWRQKKTDHLEEQDSVEAGGSDSSDSSDRKPGSPRPEEKSPTGSMCSSEDIRDATKADLYSVPLELVDVEDEDVAPEEKPSKPSSKPSTTSSSPPSEHHTEWSSVTEKDLYRDSTPGTVADKDVTPEGVTQSFIEDNLVTEMDAKSKDIHLARPGSPFLREMSFTKMDSPSQEKEKDVCKSSPTVSTQGPCDSDRTEEKSADRHGSKMYKKIMSIWKHSFRWRQKKTDHLEEQDSVEAGGSDSSDSSDRKPGSPRPEEKSPTGSMCSSEDIRDATKADLYSVPLELVDVEDEDVAPEEKPSKPSSKPSTTSSSPPSEHHTEWSSVTEKDLYRDSTPGTVADKDVTPEGVTQSFIEDNLVTEMDAKSKDIHLARPGSPFLREMSFTKMDSPSQEKEKDVCKSSPTVSTQGPCDSDRTEEKSADRHGSKMYKKIKSIWKHSFRSRQKKMDHLETDPDLDEAGGSDNSDLKSGSPRPEEKSPTGSMYSSEDIRDATKSDLRSGPLEGVDVEDDDVTPEEKPSKPSSKPSTTSSSPPAEHHTERSSVTEKDINRDSTPGTVANKDVTPKGFMESINDNNLVTEMDATSKDTHLTKPGSRFPDDTSPTALMCCREDIRDTTKADLSSVPLELVDVEDEDITQVDHGEERSSDTKPSTTSSETEKDLYKDYFKGSQGDSSAAAEAQLTGLKNTLYTIIKGFFDNFTERQRSEMSNGVYNMDVKKKLVDFGTEVIRLIIEAITNMLSKPIDEFPPPYNMTKRGSAFSPVCGTETVGQNLPLQHFWENVTGQDNIQQSLKGSFGEAFTLAIVKSITDEVNPVLSETIQASLAGGTSNVHAATCCQFSTCGACKEMLAGVTQVMNSFLTGLGTASKKTIQTERTQKHSGHETKDDRVASAHHKKVHMKKSPCWSFGRKWRKNKVQPEAHLEEEVTDYRDSPLLFEMQNKDKKALSQDQAVQAKRPSLLKRFQLFYAPSMKM; this is translated from the exons AATGAAAATACCAGACAACGCCCTCTGGATCCAGTTAAAATGGAGAATGAGGCAGAAAGTGTCAAAGATAAAGAGACAGGGTCAACATCAAGACTCTCTAACATCAGGGAAAGCGATGAGACGGATTCCTCTGCTTCCTCAGCCACATCAGTAACCTCCGAGATTGCTAGCATGTTCGTCGAGGAGATACTGGACCAGGCCATGGGAAATATTAATGAGCTAATGCAATCTATATCCAGGTGGGAAGCCGAGGAACAACCAAAGTCAGAGGCTGATGACAAATCCTCAGCGGCTTGTTGTTCTCGGCAGTTGCAAAGATTTTTTAGCCTCCGGAGAGTATTTGCCGAGCACCAAGGACAGACACAGGAAGTCACCCAGGAAGACATGGTTTCCAAGATGTTTTCAACACCAGGAACTGTGGCAGAGGCTGTTACACCAAAAGGTGTCATGGAGATAATCAAGAAGGACaaactggtcacagctgtagaCTCTTCTCAGGATGATGAAGATGTCTGTAAGTCCTCTCCAGCTGTCAGTACACAGACGTCTAGTGATTCTGAAAGAACAGATGAGAAATCTTCTGACAGACATGGCAGCAAGATGTATAAGAAGATCAAGTCTGTATTGAGGCGCAGCTTCCGAtggagacaaaagaaaaaggacCACCTCGAAGAAAAACAAGATTTGGATGAGGCTAGTGGGTCAGACAGCAGTGACAAGGAAGCTGGCTCTCCATGTCCTGAAGAGACATCTCCAACTGATTCAATGCGCTCCGGTGAGGACCTCAGGGATGCAACAAAAGCAGACCTAAGTTCTGCCCCCCTGGAACGGTTGGGTGTGGATGAAGAGGATGTCATGCCAGAAAAGAAACCATCAAAACCCTCCTCAAAACTATCTACCACCAGCTCATCACCACCAGCAGAGCATCGCAAGGAGAGGTCTCCAGTCACAGAGAAAGACCTGTACAGAGACTCCACCCCAGGAACTGTGGCAGATAAGGATGTCACACCCAAGGGTGTCATGGAGTCATTCATTGAGGACAACCTGGTCACAGAAATGGATGCAAAATCTAAAGACATTCATTTGGTAAGACCAGGAACTCCATTTCTTAGAGAGATGTCCTTCATCAAGATGGATTCACCTTCTCAGGAGGATGACAAAGATGTCTGTAAGTCCTCTCCGACTGTCAGTACACAGGGGCCTTGTGATTCTGACAGGACAGAAGAGAAATCTGCTGACAGACATGGCAGCAAGATGTATAAGAAGATCAAGTCCATATGGAAGCACAGCTTCAGATGGAGACAAAAGAAAACGGACCACCTCGAAGAACAAGATTCAGATGAGGCTGGTGGTTCAGACAGTTCAGACAGCAGTGACATGAAACCTGGATCTCCACGTCCTGAAGAGAAATCTCCCACTGGCTCAATGTGTTCCAGTGAGGACATCAGGGATGCAACAAAATCAGACCTCTACTCAGTTACTCTGGAACGGgtggatgaggaggatgagaaTGTTGCTCCAGAAGAGAAACCATCAAAACTCTCTTCAAAACCATCCATCACCAGctcatcaccatcatcagaGCATCACACAGAGAGGTCTTTGGTCACAGAGAAAGACCTGTACAGGGACTCCACCCCAGGAACTGTGGCAGATAAGGATGTCACACCCAAGGGTCTCACGCAGTCATTTATTGAGGACAACCTGGTCACAGAAATGGATGCAAAATCTAAAGACATTCATTTGACAAGACCAGGATCTCCATTTCTTAGAGAGATGTCCTTCACTAAGATGGATTCACCTTCTCAGGAGGATGACAAAGATGTCTGTAAGTCCTCTCCACCTGTCAGTACACAAGGGTCTTGTGATTCTGAAAGGACAGAGGAGAAATCTGCTGACAGACATGGCAGCAAGATGTATAAGAAGATCAAGTCCATATGGAAGCACAGCTTCAGATCGAGACAAAAGAAAATGGACCACCTCGAAACAGACCCAGATTTGGATGAGACTGGTGGGTCAGACAGTAGTGACTTGAAATCTGGCTCTCCACGTCCTGAAGAGAAATCTCCCACTGGCTCAATGTGTTCCAGTGAGGACATCAGGGATGCAACAAAATCAGACCAACGCTCAGTTCCTCTGGAAGAGGTGGATAAGGTGGATGAGGATGTCGCTCCAGAAGAGAAGCCATCAAAACTCTCTTCAAAACCATCCATCACCAGCTCATCACCACCAGCAGAGCATCACACAGAGAAGTCTTCAGTCACAGACAAGGACCTGTACAGAGACTCCACCCCAGGAACTGTGGCAG ATAAGGAAGTCACACATGAGGGTGTCACGAAGTCATTTATTGAGGACAACCTGGTCACAGAAATGGATGCAAAATCTAAAGACATTCATTTGGTAACACCAGGATCTCCATTTCTTAGAGAGATGTCCTTCATCAAGATGGATTCACCTTCTCAGGAGGATGACAAAGATGTCTGTAAGTCCTCTCCGACTGTCAGTACACAAGGGCCTTGTGATTCTGACAGGACAGAAGAGAAATCTGCTGACAGACATGGCAGCAAGATGTATAAGAAGATCAAGTCCATATGGAAGCACAGCTTCAGATggagacaaaagaaaatgaacCACCTCGAAACAGACCCAGATTTGGATGAGACTGGTGGGTCAGACAGTAATGACTTGAAATCTGGCTCTCCACGTCCTGAAGAGAAATCTCCCACTGGCTCAATGTGTTCCAGTGAGGACATCAGGGATGCAACAAAATCAGACCAACGCTCAGTTCCTCTGGAAGAGGTGGATAAGGTGGATGAGGATGTCGCTCCAGAAGAGAAGCCATCAAAACTCTCTTCAAAACCATCCATCACCAGCTCATCACCACCAGCAGAGCATCACACAGAGAAGTCTTCAGTCACAGACAAGGACCTGTACAGAGACTCCACCCCAGGAACTGTGGCAGATAAGGAAGTCACACATGAGGGTGTCACGAAGTCATTTATTGAGGACAACCTGGTCACAGAAATGGATGCAAAATCTAAAGACATTCATTTGGTAAGACCAGGATCTCCATTTCTTAGGGAGATGTCCTTCATCAAGATGGATTCACCTTCTCAGGATGATGACAAAGACGTCTGTAAGTCCTCTCCGACTGTCAGTACACAGGGGCCTTGTGATTCTGACAGGACAGAAGAGAAATCTGCTGACAGACATGGCAGCAAGATGTATAAGAAGATCATGTCCATATGGAAGCACAGCTTCAGATGGAGACAAAAGAAAACGGACCACCTCGAAGAACAAGATTCAGTTGAGGCTGGTGGGTCAGACAGTTCAGACAGCAGTGACAGGAAACCTGGCTCTCCACGTCCTGAAGAGAAATCTCCCACTGGCTCAATGTGTTCCAGTGAGGACATCAGGGATGCAACAAAAGCAGACCTCTACTCAGTTCCTCTGGAACTGGTGGATGTGGAGGATGAGGATGTCGCTCCGGAAGAGAAACCATCAAAACCCTCCTCAAAACCATCCACCACCAGCTCATCACCACCATCAGAGCATCACACAGAGTGGTCTTCAGTCACAGAGAAAGACCTGTACAGGGACTCAACCCCAGGAACTGTGGCAGATAAGGATGTGACACCCGAGGGTGTCACGCAGTCATTCATTGAGGACAACCTGGTCACAGAAATGGATGCAAAATCTAAAGACATTCATTTGGCAAGACCAGGATCTCCATTTCTTAGAGAGATGTCCTTCACTAAGATGGATTCACCTTctcaggagaaagagaaagatgtcTGTAAGTCCTCTCCGACTGTCAGTACACAGGGGCCTTGTGATTCTGACAGGACAGAAGAGAAATCTGCTGACAGACATGGCAGCAAGATGTATAAGAAGATCATGTCCATATGGAAGCACAGCTTCAGATGGAGACAAAAGAAAACGGACCACCTCGAAGAACAAGATTCAGTTGAGGCTGGTGGGTCAGACAGTTCAGACAGCAGTGACAGGAAACCTGGCTCTCCACGTCCTGAAGAGAAATCTCCCACTGGCTCAATGTGTTCCAGTGAGGACATCAGGGATGCAACAAAAGCAGACCTCTACTCAGTTCCTCTGGAACTGGTGGATGTGGAGGATGAGGATGTCGCTCCGGAAGAGAAACCATCAAAACCCTCCTCAAAACCATCCACCACCAGCTCATCACCACCATCAGAGCATCACACAGAGTGGTCTTCAGTCACAGAGAAAGACCTGTACAGGGACTCAACCCCAGGAACTGTGGCAGATAAGGATGTGACACCCGAGGGTGTCACGCAGTCATTCATTGAGGACAACCTGGTCACAGAAATGGATGCAAAATCTAAAGACATTCATTTGGCAAGACCAGGATCTCCATTTCTTAGAGAGATGTCCTTCACTAAGATGGATTCACCTTctcaggagaaagagaaagatgtcTGTAAGTCCTCTCCGACTGTCAGTACACAGGGGCCTTGTGATTCTGACAGGACAGAAGAGAAATCTGCTGACAGACATGGCAGCAAGATGTATAAGAAGATCAAGTCCATATGGAAGCACAGCTTCAGATCGAGACAAAAGAAAATGGACCACCTCGAAACAGACCCAGATTTGGATGAGGCTGGTGGTTCAGACAACAGTGACTTGAAATCTGGCTCTCCACGTCCTGAAGAGAAATCTCCCACTGGCTCAATGTATTCCAGTGAGGATATCAGGGATGCAACAAAATCAGACCTACGCTCAGGTCCTCTGGAAGGGGTGGATGTGGAAGATGACGATGTCACTCCAGAAGAGAAACCATCAAAACCCTCCTCAAAACCATCCACCACCAGCTCATCACCACCAGCAGAGCATCACACAGAGAGGTCTTCAGTCACAGAGAAAGACATTAACAGGGACTCAACCCCAGGAACTGTGGCAAATAAGGATGTCACACCCAAGGGTTTCATGGAGTCAATCAATGACAACAACCTGGTCACAGAAATGGATGCAACATCTAAAGACACTCACTTGACAAAACCAGGATCTCGATTTCCTGATGACACGTCTCCCACTGCCTTAATGTGCTGTAGGGAGGACATAAGGGATACGACAAAAGCAGACCTAAGCTCTGTCCCTCTGGAACTTGTGGATGTTGAGGATGAGGACATCACACAAGTAGATCATGGCGAAGAAAGGTCTTCAGACACAAAACCATCCACCACCAgctcagaaacagagaaagaccTGTACAAAGACTATTTTAAAGGTTCTCAAGGGGACAGCAGCGCAGCAGCAGAAGCTCAGCTCACTGGCCTGAAAAACACCTTGTACACCATAATCAAGGGATTCTTTGACAATTTTACTGAAAG GCAGCGGAGCGAAATGAGCAACGGTGTTTATAACATGGACGTGAAGAAGAAACTGGTTGACTTTGGTACAGAGGTTATCAGGCTCATAATAGAGGCGATCACCAATATGCTATCAAAACCCATTGATGAATTTCCTCCTCCATACAATATGACTAAGAGAGGTTCTGCCTTTTCCCCTGTATGTGGGACAGAGACTGTTGGTCAGAACTTGCCCTTACAGCATTTCTGGGAGAATGTGACAGGACAGGATAACATCCAGCAGAGTTTGAAAGGTTCCTTTGGCGAGGCTTTCACGTTGGCCATTGTGAAATCGATCACAGATGAAGTCAACCCTGTTTTGTCAGAGACGATACAAGCCTCACTGGCTGGAGGAACTTCCAATGTCCATGCTGCTACCTGCTGCCAGTTCTCAACTTGTGGAGCATGCAAGGAGATGTTGGCAGGAGTTACCCAGGTAATGAATTCTTTCCTCACAGGTCTAGGTACTGCAAGTAAGAAGACAATTCAGACTGAAAGGACACAGAAACACTCTGGTCATGAGACTAAAGATGACAGAGTGGCCAGTGCACATCACAAAAAAGTTCACATGAAGAAATCGCCATGTTGGAGCTTTGGGCGGAAATGGCGGAAGAATAAGGTCCAGCCAGAGGCTCATCTGGAGGAGGAAGTCACAGATTACCGAGATAGCCCACTGCTGTTCGAAATGCAGAACAAG GACAAGAAGGCGTTATCTCAAGATCAGGCTGTCCAGGCCAAAAGGCCTTCTTTGCTAAAGAGATTCCAGCTGTTCTATGCTCCTTCAATGAAGATGTGA